The Pseudomonas fluorescens genome includes a window with the following:
- a CDS encoding aldehyde dehydrogenase — protein MLDVPLLIGGQSCPARDGRTFERCNPVTGEVVSRVAAATLEDADAAVAAAQAAFPAWAALAPNERRTRLLRAAEQLQARSNEFVAAAGETGAMANWYGFNVHLAANMLREAASMTTQINGEIIPSDVPGSFAMALRQPCGVVLGIAPWNAPVILATRAIAMPLACGNTVVLKASEISPAVHRLIGQVLQDAGLGDGVVNVICNAPADAPAIVERLIANPAVRRVNFTGSTHVGRIVGELSARHLKPALLELGGKAPLLVLDDADLDAAVQAAAFGAYFNQGQICMSTERLIVDARVADEFIARLAAKIATLRAGDPADGDSVLGSLVDVSAGQRIKGLIDDALAKGATLVTGGQLEGSILQPTLLDGITPQMRLYREESFGPVAVLLRGDGDEELLRLANDSEFGLSAAIFSRDTTRALALAQRVESGICHINGPTVHDEAQMPFGGVKSSGYGSFGGKASIEHFTQLRWVTLQNGPRHYPI, from the coding sequence ATGCTGGACGTGCCCCTGTTGATTGGCGGCCAGTCGTGCCCGGCCCGTGACGGCCGGACCTTCGAACGCTGCAACCCGGTGACGGGCGAGGTGGTGTCTCGCGTGGCCGCCGCCACTCTGGAAGATGCCGACGCCGCGGTAGCTGCTGCCCAAGCGGCGTTTCCCGCCTGGGCCGCATTGGCGCCTAACGAACGCCGGACGCGGCTGTTGCGTGCGGCCGAGCAGTTGCAGGCCCGCAGCAATGAATTCGTCGCTGCTGCCGGCGAGACCGGTGCCATGGCCAATTGGTACGGTTTCAACGTGCACCTGGCGGCGAACATGCTGCGCGAAGCCGCTTCCATGACCACCCAGATCAATGGCGAAATCATTCCTTCGGACGTGCCTGGCAGTTTCGCCATGGCCCTGCGTCAGCCTTGCGGCGTGGTGCTGGGCATCGCCCCTTGGAATGCTCCGGTGATTCTCGCCACCCGCGCCATCGCCATGCCCCTGGCTTGCGGTAACACCGTGGTGCTCAAGGCTTCTGAAATAAGCCCGGCAGTGCACCGGCTGATCGGCCAGGTGTTGCAGGACGCAGGGCTGGGTGACGGCGTGGTCAACGTGATCTGTAATGCACCTGCGGATGCGCCGGCCATTGTCGAGCGATTGATTGCCAACCCGGCGGTGCGCCGGGTCAATTTCACTGGTTCGACCCATGTCGGACGCATCGTCGGCGAACTGTCGGCGCGCCACCTCAAGCCGGCGCTGCTGGAACTGGGTGGCAAGGCGCCGCTGCTGGTGCTGGACGACGCCGACCTGGACGCCGCGGTGCAAGCGGCGGCCTTCGGCGCTTACTTCAACCAGGGCCAGATATGCATGTCCACCGAGCGACTGATCGTCGATGCCCGTGTGGCGGATGAGTTCATCGCCCGCTTGGCCGCCAAGATCGCCACCCTGCGCGCTGGTGATCCGGCGGACGGCGATTCGGTACTGGGTTCGTTGGTCGACGTCAGTGCCGGCCAGCGCATCAAGGGACTGATCGACGATGCCTTGGCCAAAGGCGCAACGCTGGTCACCGGTGGCCAGTTGGAAGGCAGTATCCTGCAGCCGACGTTGCTCGATGGCATCACCCCTCAGATGCGCCTGTACCGCGAAGAGTCCTTCGGGCCGGTGGCCGTGTTGCTGCGCGGTGACGGCGATGAAGAGCTGCTGCGCCTGGCCAACGATTCCGAGTTCGGCCTGTCGGCCGCCATTTTCAGCCGCGATACCACCCGTGCGCTGGCCTTGGCCCAGCGGGTGGAGTCGGGCATTTGCCATATCAACGGGCCGACCGTGCACGACGAGGCGCAGATGCCTTTCGGTGGGGTCAAGTCCAGCGGTTACGGCAGCTTTGGCGGCAAGGCGTCCATCGAGCATTTCACCCAGCTGCGTTGGGTGACTTTGCAGAACGGTCCCCGGCATTACCCGATCTGA
- a CDS encoding feruloyl-CoA synthase, producing the protein MSSESRSSSRPEAGRYRQVSIGHPAVEVREERGILHMRSLEPLAPLPARLLERLVHWAKVRPEQTFIAAREAGGDWRRVSYAQMLDSVRAIAQSLLGYGLSAEKPLALLSGNDIEHLQMALGAMYAGIPYCPVSPAYSLLSQDFAKLRHVCDLLQPGLVFVSEAAPFERAITAVLPADVPLITVRGEIAGRSRTSFASLLVQPGGAEAEQAFAATGPDSIAKFLFTSGSTKLPKAVITTQRMLCANQQMLLQTFPVFGEAPPVLVDWLPWNHTFGGSHNVGIVLYNGGTFYLDDGKPTAQGFAETLRNLKEISPTAYLTVPKGWEELVNALEQDDELRERFFKRISLFFFAAAGLSQSTWDRLDKVAEQHCGERIRMMAGLGMTEAAPSCTFTTGPLSMAGYIGLPAPGCEVRLVPVDGKFEGRFRGPHIMPGYWRSPQQTAEVFDEDGFYCSGDAIKLADASNPQLGLMFDGRIAEDFKLSSGVFVSVGPLRNRAVLEGTPYVQDLVITAPDRECLGALVFPRLAECRRLSGLGGDASDAQVLASPTVRQWFADWLRRLNREASGNASRVEWIALLDEPASIDRGEITDKGSINQRAVLQWRAGKVEALYRGEDASILRAGPVA; encoded by the coding sequence GTGAGTTCCGAGTCCAGATCGTCCTCCCGACCCGAGGCCGGGCGGTATCGCCAGGTATCGATTGGTCATCCTGCCGTGGAAGTCCGGGAAGAGCGTGGCATCTTGCACATGCGCTCCCTGGAGCCCCTGGCCCCGCTGCCGGCGCGGTTGCTCGAGCGCCTGGTGCACTGGGCCAAGGTGCGCCCGGAGCAGACGTTTATCGCCGCCCGTGAAGCCGGCGGTGACTGGCGTCGAGTCAGCTATGCCCAAATGCTCGACAGTGTCCGAGCCATCGCCCAAAGCCTACTCGGTTACGGTTTATCGGCGGAAAAACCCTTGGCGCTGCTCTCCGGCAACGACATCGAGCACCTGCAAATGGCCCTCGGCGCGATGTACGCCGGTATTCCCTATTGCCCGGTTTCGCCGGCCTATTCATTGCTGTCCCAGGATTTCGCCAAGCTGCGTCATGTCTGCGATCTGTTGCAGCCGGGGCTGGTGTTCGTCAGTGAGGCCGCACCGTTCGAGCGCGCGATCACTGCCGTATTGCCGGCGGACGTGCCCTTGATCACAGTGCGTGGCGAGATAGCCGGCCGGTCGAGGACAAGCTTCGCCAGCCTGCTGGTCCAACCCGGCGGCGCCGAGGCCGAGCAGGCGTTCGCTGCCACCGGCCCGGACAGCATCGCCAAGTTCCTGTTTACCTCAGGCTCCACCAAGCTGCCCAAGGCGGTGATCACCACCCAGCGTATGCTTTGCGCCAATCAGCAGATGCTGCTGCAGACCTTTCCGGTGTTCGGCGAGGCGCCGCCGGTGCTGGTGGACTGGTTGCCGTGGAATCATACGTTCGGTGGCAGCCACAACGTTGGCATCGTGTTGTACAACGGCGGCACGTTCTACCTGGACGACGGCAAACCCACCGCCCAGGGCTTCGCCGAAACCCTGCGCAACCTCAAGGAAATCTCGCCTACCGCCTACCTGACCGTGCCCAAGGGCTGGGAGGAATTGGTCAACGCCCTGGAGCAGGACGATGAATTGCGCGAGCGATTCTTCAAACGCATCAGCCTGTTCTTCTTTGCCGCGGCGGGCTTGTCCCAAAGTACCTGGGACCGGCTCGACAAGGTCGCCGAACAGCATTGCGGCGAACGTATCCGCATGATGGCGGGCCTGGGCATGACCGAGGCGGCGCCGTCCTGCACCTTCACCACCGGGCCGTTGTCCATGGCCGGCTACATCGGCCTTCCAGCGCCTGGCTGCGAGGTGCGCCTGGTGCCAGTGGACGGCAAGTTCGAAGGGCGTTTTCGCGGGCCGCACATCATGCCCGGCTACTGGCGCTCGCCGCAGCAAACTGCCGAGGTATTCGACGAGGATGGTTTCTACTGTTCGGGGGATGCGATCAAGCTGGCCGACGCCAGCAATCCGCAACTGGGGCTGATGTTCGATGGGCGGATCGCCGAGGATTTCAAATTGTCTTCCGGTGTGTTCGTCAGTGTCGGGCCGTTGCGCAATCGGGCGGTGCTGGAGGGCACGCCCTACGTCCAGGACCTGGTGATTACCGCACCGGATCGCGAGTGCCTGGGGGCGCTGGTGTTCCCACGGCTTGCTGAATGCCGGCGCTTGTCCGGGCTGGGCGGGGACGCCAGTGACGCCCAGGTTCTTGCCAGCCCGACGGTGCGCCAATGGTTCGCCGACTGGCTGCGACGCCTGAACCGTGAAGCCAGCGGCAATGCCAGTCGCGTGGAGTGGATCGCCTTGCTCGATGAACCGGCGTCCATCGACCGCGGTGAAATCACTGACAAGGGCTCGATCAACCAACGGGCGGTGTTGCAGTGGCGGGCGGGGAAGGTGGAGGCGTTGTATCGCGGGGAGGATGCGTCGATTTTGCGGGCGGGACCTGTGGCTTAA
- a CDS encoding DUF883 family protein gives MARKSTVQANGEQIKDQAFSELKALIEESEKLLKSSASLVGEDAENLRGQISQKLQQALDSVASARERTRPMVDATEVYIGGHPWQTVAISAGFGLVVGLLLGRR, from the coding sequence ATGGCCCGTAAAAGCACCGTGCAAGCGAATGGAGAGCAAATCAAGGATCAAGCCTTCAGCGAACTGAAGGCGTTGATCGAAGAATCGGAAAAGCTGCTCAAAAGCAGTGCCTCGCTGGTAGGCGAAGATGCTGAAAACCTGCGCGGCCAGATCTCCCAGAAACTGCAACAAGCGCTTGATTCGGTTGCCAGCGCACGAGAGCGTACCCGCCCCATGGTCGACGCCACTGAAGTCTATATTGGCGGCCACCCCTGGCAGACCGTGGCGATTTCCGCCGGTTTCGGGCTGGTGGTGGGTTTGTTGCTAGGACGGCGTTAA
- a CDS encoding LysR substrate-binding domain-containing protein, producing MSLMNIADIDLNLLKTFEALHDESSASRAAVRLGVTQSAISAALRRLRGLYDDQLFVRTGRGLAPTLRANQLKPVISEALDKCRQSLAMVDPDASHYEGRSVIVGLSDDFEIAHGRRLIEEVADRAPGLRLIFRQTHSQIVGRALMERELDLAITAGGFAQRLLSRQVLGEGDYACLLDPASLAQGQQSLSLEAFVAREHLLVSSDGFIGITDEGLAGLGLSRRVCASTTHFAALPFLLKGSQAVATIPAHAARAIADLSGLALLPCPLALPRYPIELGWRTHTQMEPTMLKVREAITATFT from the coding sequence ATGAGCCTTATGAATATCGCCGACATCGACCTCAATCTGCTGAAGACCTTCGAAGCCCTGCATGACGAATCCAGCGCCAGCCGCGCCGCCGTGCGCCTGGGCGTGACCCAGTCGGCCATCAGCGCAGCGCTGCGCAGGCTTCGCGGTTTGTATGACGATCAATTATTCGTGCGCACCGGCCGGGGCCTGGCGCCGACGCTGCGGGCCAACCAGCTCAAGCCGGTGATCAGCGAAGCACTGGATAAATGCCGCCAGAGCCTGGCGATGGTCGACCCGGATGCCAGCCATTACGAAGGCCGCTCGGTCATCGTCGGCCTGTCGGACGATTTCGAGATTGCCCATGGGCGACGCTTGATCGAAGAAGTGGCCGACCGAGCGCCGGGCCTGCGCTTGATTTTCCGCCAGACCCACAGCCAGATCGTCGGCCGGGCCCTGATGGAGCGCGAACTTGACCTGGCGATCACGGCGGGCGGTTTCGCCCAGCGGTTGCTCAGCCGCCAGGTGTTGGGCGAAGGCGATTACGCCTGCCTCCTGGACCCGGCGAGCCTGGCGCAGGGCCAACAATCCCTCAGCCTGGAGGCGTTCGTGGCCCGTGAACATCTGCTGGTGTCTTCAGATGGTTTCATCGGTATCACCGACGAAGGGCTGGCCGGGCTTGGCCTGAGCCGGCGAGTCTGTGCCTCGACCACCCACTTTGCCGCGTTGCCGTTCCTGCTCAAGGGCAGCCAGGCCGTGGCGACGATTCCGGCCCATGCCGCCCGGGCCATCGCCGACCTCAGCGGCCTGGCCTTGCTGCCCTGCCCCCTGGCCTTGCCCCGCTACCCTATCGAACTGGGATGGCGAACCCACACGCAAATGGAGCCGACAATGCTAAAGGTTCGCGAGGCCATTACGGCAACATTCACCTAA
- a CDS encoding carbon-nitrogen hydrolase family protein, whose protein sequence is MPKSIVAALQIGSLPGGKGETLAQILSYEEAIREAGARLVVMPEALLGGYPKGEAFGTQLGYRLPEGREAFARYFANAIDVPGVETEALAGLSARTGASLVLGVIERVGSTLYCTALYFEPDAGLVARHRKLMPTGTERLIWGKGDGSTLPVIDSQVGRVGAAVCWENMMPLLRTAMYAKGVEVWCAPTVDEREMWQVTMRHIAHEGRCFVVSACQVQASPQALGIEVAHWPAERPLIAGGSVIVGPMGDVLAGPLKDTAGLLIAEIDTDELVRARYDYDVVGHYARPDVFELVVDERAKPGVRFTA, encoded by the coding sequence ATGCCCAAATCCATTGTGGCTGCCCTGCAGATCGGCTCGTTGCCTGGCGGCAAGGGCGAGACCCTGGCACAGATCCTTTCCTACGAAGAAGCCATTCGCGAGGCTGGCGCGCGCCTGGTGGTGATGCCTGAAGCGCTGCTGGGTGGCTATCCCAAGGGCGAAGCGTTCGGGACTCAACTGGGTTACCGGTTGCCGGAGGGACGCGAGGCGTTTGCCCGCTATTTTGCCAATGCCATTGACGTGCCTGGCGTTGAAACCGAAGCGCTGGCCGGGCTATCGGCGCGTACGGGGGCGAGCCTGGTGCTGGGCGTCATCGAGCGTGTCGGCAGCACCTTGTACTGCACCGCGCTGTATTTCGAACCCGATGCGGGCCTGGTGGCCCGGCACCGCAAGTTGATGCCCACCGGCACCGAGCGGCTGATCTGGGGCAAGGGCGACGGCTCGACCTTGCCGGTGATCGACAGCCAGGTCGGTCGGGTCGGCGCGGCGGTGTGCTGGGAAAACATGATGCCGCTGCTGCGCACCGCGATGTACGCCAAAGGGGTGGAAGTCTGGTGTGCGCCGACGGTGGATGAGCGGGAGATGTGGCAGGTGACCATGCGCCATATCGCCCACGAAGGTCGCTGTTTTGTGGTCAGTGCCTGTCAGGTCCAGGCCTCGCCGCAGGCCCTGGGTATCGAGGTCGCGCACTGGCCGGCCGAGCGGCCGCTGATTGCTGGAGGCAGCGTGATTGTCGGCCCCATGGGCGATGTACTCGCGGGGCCGCTGAAGGACACGGCTGGGCTACTGATTGCCGAAATCGACACCGATGAGCTGGTGCGGGCGCGTTACGACTATGACGTGGTGGGGCATTACGCCAGGCCAGATGTGTTCGAGTTGGTGGTGGACGAGCGCGCCAAGCCCGGCGTGCGTTTCACGGCGTGA
- a CDS encoding LEA type 2 family protein, with product MRRILGLSVFLILLSLSACALFPHRDPLNINVVGIEPLPNQGLEVRFAVKLRVQNPNETAIDYNGVALDLEVNDRTLATGVSDQSGSIPRFSEAILSVPVSISAFSVLRQTLGLSQTQSLDNLPYVLKGKLAGGVFGTLRFVDRGTLDLPGSAANW from the coding sequence ATGCGCAGAATCCTCGGCCTTTCCGTTTTCCTGATACTGCTCAGTCTCAGCGCCTGCGCCCTCTTCCCGCACCGTGACCCGCTGAACATCAACGTGGTCGGCATCGAACCCTTGCCCAACCAGGGCCTGGAGGTGCGTTTCGCCGTGAAACTGCGCGTGCAGAACCCCAACGAAACCGCGATCGACTACAACGGCGTGGCGCTGGACCTGGAGGTCAACGACCGTACGCTGGCAACGGGGGTCAGTGACCAGAGCGGTTCGATCCCGCGCTTTTCCGAGGCGATCCTCAGTGTCCCGGTGAGCATTTCGGCGTTTTCGGTGTTGCGCCAGACCTTGGGCCTGAGCCAGACCCAAAGCCTGGACAACCTGCCCTATGTGCTCAAGGGCAAGCTCGCCGGCGGCGTATTCGGCACCCTGCGCTTCGTTGACCGCGGAACCCTCGACCTGCCGGGCTCCGCCGCCAACTGGTGA
- a CDS encoding helix-turn-helix transcriptional regulator, which produces MSRTTRLLTLLQVLRGKRCPVTAATLAGELNVSERTLYRDIAELTALGAPIQGEAGIGYVLRSGLFLPPLMFTADEIEAIVLGLRYVDQRADEVLGKAAADALAKVAAVLAPDVRDALRNPTVLPGPPGYGYPQNTVELNVYRQAIRAQAKLHIDYADVNKTPSQRLIWPLALGFFNEARVVVAWCELRGAYRTFRTDRIASATEQGERYPGRRSDLLRDWFALMKLDESGRFTPDKN; this is translated from the coding sequence GTGTCGCGTACCACTCGGTTGCTCACTTTGCTGCAAGTCTTGCGGGGCAAGCGTTGCCCGGTTACCGCTGCGACATTGGCGGGAGAACTGAACGTTTCCGAGCGCACCTTGTACCGCGACATCGCCGAACTCACCGCCCTTGGTGCGCCAATTCAGGGCGAAGCGGGCATCGGTTATGTCTTGCGCAGCGGCCTGTTCCTGCCGCCACTGATGTTCACCGCCGATGAAATCGAGGCCATTGTGCTGGGCTTGCGCTACGTCGATCAGCGCGCCGACGAGGTGTTGGGCAAGGCAGCCGCTGACGCCCTGGCGAAGGTCGCTGCAGTGCTGGCCCCCGATGTGCGAGACGCTTTGCGCAACCCCACGGTGCTGCCCGGCCCACCGGGTTATGGCTATCCGCAGAACACGGTGGAACTGAATGTGTACCGCCAGGCCATTCGTGCCCAGGCCAAGCTGCACATCGATTACGCCGACGTGAACAAGACCCCGAGCCAACGCTTGATCTGGCCGCTAGCCCTGGGCTTTTTCAATGAGGCGCGGGTGGTGGTGGCCTGGTGCGAATTGCGCGGCGCCTATCGGACTTTTCGCACTGACCGGATCGCTTCTGCCACCGAGCAGGGCGAGCGCTATCCGGGCCGCCGCAGCGACTTGCTGCGCGACTGGTTCGCGCTGATGAAGCTGGACGAAAGCGGACGGTTCACTCCTGACAAAAACTGA
- a CDS encoding nuclear transport factor 2 family protein — translation MSNPVSSLAPAIAGYIAAANARDSSAVTRFFAEDANVFDEGQHRVGTQAIAQWMEDTARRFQPRVEVLNVQQRTGKVLVKNLISGTFPGSPLELRYTFRLDEQGKISRLDISI, via the coding sequence ATGTCCAATCCCGTCTCTTCCCTGGCCCCGGCCATCGCCGGCTACATTGCGGCGGCCAATGCCCGTGACAGCTCGGCGGTGACGCGTTTCTTCGCCGAGGATGCCAACGTATTCGATGAAGGCCAGCACCGTGTTGGCACCCAGGCCATCGCCCAATGGATGGAAGACACTGCCCGGCGCTTCCAGCCGCGTGTGGAAGTCCTCAATGTGCAGCAACGCACTGGCAAGGTGTTGGTGAAAAACCTGATCTCCGGGACATTCCCCGGCAGCCCGCTGGAGTTGCGCTACACCTTTCGGCTCGATGAGCAGGGCAAGATCAGCCGGTTGGATATCTCGATTTAG